Proteins encoded within one genomic window of Oryza brachyantha chromosome 7, ObraRS2, whole genome shotgun sequence:
- the LOC102700724 gene encoding uncharacterized protein LOC102700724 — MDPPPRRCSLLTRALLLAIAALALRLIYAAFLAAMALYPPLPSAVLGLGGKTYVHSAVATPEAWRTRDWRNAVDYHATVLAAHLADGILSPTSRAVCLGAVQEALAMRELGVSTAVAIARKRSPPLAVSGNDRRLPFPAASVDFVFAGRALDSSKRPSDLAAEAARILRPEGHLVVLTSSAGDAYSLRALQALLPSLRLLRSRQINGPDASTLLRELVFQKLDDSTTDDPPLNNCTIGDHKLQLLEHAEPLIQEEPLKPWITLKRNVKNIKYLPALADISFKRNYVYVDVGARSYGSSIGSWFRKQYPKQNHTFQVFAIEADPAFHSEYAAKKAVTLLPYAAWVKNDSLKFEINGDPGKEDEAKANGRGMGRIRPMAGKKMSGEVRSVPAFDFAEWLKHTVSEQDYVVMKMDVEGTEFDLIPRLFDTGAICLIDELFLECHYNRWQKCCPGERSPKYQNTYDECLELFSSLRESGVLVHQWW; from the coding sequence ATGGACCCGCCGCCCCGCAGGTGCTCCCTCCTCACGCgggccctcctcctcgccatcgccgccctcGCGCTCCGTCTCATCTAcgccgccttcctcgccgccatggcccTCTACCCGCCGCTGCCCTCCGCCGTCCTAGGCCTAGGGGGCAAGACCTACGTCCactccgccgtcgccacccccGAAGCCTGGCGCACCCGCGATTGGCGCAACGCGGTCGACTACCACGCCACCGTGCTCGCCGCCCACCTCGCCGACGGTATCCTCTCCCCGACCTCCCGCGCCGTCTGCCTCGGCGCCGTGCAGGAGGCGCTCGCCATGCGGGAGCTCGGCGTATCCACAGCCGTTGCCATCGCCAGGAAGCGCTCTCCCCCGCTCGCTGTCTCCGGGAACGACCGCCGCCTCCCGTTCCCGGCGGCCTCAGTCGATTTCGTcttcgccggccgcgctctcgACTCCTCCAAGCGCCCGTctgacctcgccgccgaggccgcgcgGATCTTGAGGCCAGAGGGGCATCTTGTCGTCCTCACTTCTAGTGCCGGCGACGCCTACAGCCTCCGCGCGCTCCAGGCccttctcccctccctccgcctACTCCGATCTCGCCAGATCAATGGCCCGGACGCCTCCACCCTGCTGCGCGAGCTCGTTTTCCAGAAGCTTGACGACTCCACTACCGACGATCCTCCTCTAAACAACTGCACAATTGGGGATCACAAGCTCCAACTACTGGAGCATGCTGAGCCGCTGATCCAAGAGGAGCCACTCAAGCCGTGGATCACACTAAAACGGAACGTCAAGAACATCAAGTATCTCCCGGCTCTCGCAGACATCAGCTTCAAGCGCAACTACGTCTATGTCGATGTCGGCGCCCGTAGCTATGGCTCCAGTATTGGCAGCTGGTTCCGCAAGCAGTACCCCAAGCAGAACCATACCTTCCAGGTGTTTGCCATTGAGGCCGACCCGGCATTCCACTCTGAGTACGCCGCAAAGAAGGCTGTCACATTGCTTCCATATGCTGCTTGGGTCAAGAATGATTCCCTCAAATTCGAGATCAATGGTGATCCTGGAAAGGAGGATGAGGCGAAGGCTAATGGGCGTGGCATGGGGCGCATCCGCCCCATGGCAGGGAAGAAGATGTCCGGTGAGGTGCGGAGTGTCCCAGCGTTCGACTTTGCAGAGTGGCTGAAGCACACTGTGTCGGAGCAGGACTATGTGGTGATGAAGATGGACGTGGAGGGGACAGAATTCGACTTGATCCCAAGGCTGTTTGATACAGGCGCAATCTGCTTGATCGACGAGCTGTTCCTTGAGTGCCATTACAACAGATGGCAGAAATGCTGCCCTGGTGAGCGTTCACCCAAGTATCAGAACACGTATGATGAGTGCTTGGAGCTGTTCAGTTCACTCCGGGAGAGCGGCGTTCTTGTGCATCAGTGGTGGTGA
- the LOC102718476 gene encoding SNF2 domain-containing protein CLASSY 2-like has protein sequence MATVTRYSCRNNPLIGRVQCQREDWQDKSRTDHSRAEWHRHCHLSPQLCTAFEVFYDGSWHGVNCIRIRSGNLFVKFIYSGSTVEHNVDGDCLRLRSRRATCSDCTNVLRPGVDVCVLSPHTLQESLQGKTKASVLLCHDARLITIKKNHQEDKCLCLFAVMLYKNQCPGNAEKVVTDRRAEVVTINNVFLLQKLQSEDFQDGSMKWSSSEDRLSLNRGKLLSARFSSEITHLIVLSILRGMEFNIKLVDCQIVYQIIKRDQSRYSLDSMAIPPGFGNTMEIISFQLRDEALWPTIRNIPITHVEKNNITEDKRFTVKSEMDSELDVEVLYEHVDLRRSKRLKTQPDRFMSYHAPRFLGGYKKKETSSSPIKHVRGALHCDLPVEVESCCVEIPVHITQKQTGVYSSMVNEKTSSPEGQHKNTMKGTACSLSVKEKPCSLDGQHKNITNGTICSLPVKEKTCSPEGQHKNSTDRTTCSLPVKEKPSCPEGQHKNTTDRTTCSLPVKEKPSSPEGKHKNTMKRSTCSLPVKAKPSSVEVEDKSAKEQSGVELHIPRTPAQNKEKHNYPAFSCKPKLFSSSGILGGNCEPAFCRKVGRKRKSHMCERECKQMIDQCIGNIQSEMERDSKLNLDVNMMNYILHSYREEDFTWPPSADNQEEVDELEELWKEMDYSLTTLALLEKKQLAESESGNENTDLFGKNGGIPCHHEYTLDEELGLACRICNVVCTEAKDIFPEMFNGNDYKDRSGSSNICLDDHVLDPSLLANFAPDLSESKSSESVWSAIADLDPKLLPHQRKALDFLWKNLAGSIQVEGMDSSKVSTGGCVIAHTPGSGKTLLIISFLVSYMKAHPRSRPLVLTPKAAINTWRREFQKWSISLPLHVFHHASRSGKPMSAVDSKLQSFLKNFHRPTWTNMRLMDSLDKLVKWHAHPSVLLMTYSSFLGMTKQDSKVRNRGREFVAEVLMNNPGILILDEGHNPRSTKSKLRKLLMKVKTEFRILLSGTAFQNNFEEYYNTLCLARPWFIGHIMSELVPERKKETLKRKTKLQEAVARRAFVEKVGQKIESSNKHDRIDGIFLLNKLTRGFIDSFEGAKLINLPGIHVYAVFMKPTDIQKEILAKVTMPKLGCSRFPLEVELLITIGSIHPWLIRTTKAVNTFFSPAEVEKVNRCKWDLAAGCKAKFVIDLLHKSSFRGERVLIFCHNVSPITFLVKLIEMVLGWRLGEEVLVLQGDQELPVRSDVMDKFNCDTAGKRKVLIASTTACAEGISLTGASRLVMLDSEWNHSKTRQAIARAFRPGQERTVYVYLLVASGTWEEDKYNSNRRKAWISKMVFLGRYVDDPLQNRVTAIDDDVLKELADEDDTGSFHMIVKQD, from the exons ATGGCCACAGTGACGAG GTACAGCTGCAGGAACA ATCCACTGATCGGAAGAGTGCAATGTCAGCGTGAGGACTGGCAAGACAAATCACGCACTGATCATTCACGAGCGGAGTGGCATCGGCATTGCCATCTGTCGCCTCAGCTCTGCACAG CATTTGAGGTGTTTTATGACGGATCATGGCATGGAGTCAATTGTATAAGGATAAGGAGTGGCAACCTGTTTGTTAAATTTATCTACTCTGGATCCACAGTTGAGCATAATGTTGACGGGGATTGTCTACGCTTACGGTCGAGAAGGGCAACATGTTCTGATTGTACAAATGTTCTCAGGCCAGGTGTTGATGTCTGTGTTCTGTCACCTCATACACTCCAAGAAAGTTTGCAAGGGAAAACAAAAGCTTct GTGTTATTGTGTCATGATGCAAGGCTTATCACAATCAAGAAGAATCATCAAGAAGATAAATGTCTCTGCTTGTTTGCTGTTATGCTCTACAAAAACCAGTGTCCTGGCAATGCAGAAAAAGTGGTAACTGATAGAAGAGCAGAGGTAGTAACCATAAATAATGTTTTCCTCTTGCAAAAGCTCCAATCTGAGGACTTCCAAGATGGAAGCATGAAATGGAGTTCTTCGGAGGATCGCCTCTCTCTCAATAGAGGCAAGCTATTAAGTGCTAGATTCTCCTCAGAAATTACACATCTGATAGTCTTGTCAATCTTGAGGGGAATGGAATTCAACATCAAGTTGGTAGATTGTCAGATTGTTTATCAAATAATCAAAAGAGACCAATCACGATATAGTCTTGATTCCATGGCCATACCTCCAGGATTTGGCAATACCATGGAGATAATATCATTCCAACTCCGTGATGAGGCTTTGTGGCCAACAATCAGAAATATCCCTATCACTCATGTGGAAAAGAACAATATCACAGAAGACAAGAGATTCACTGTGAAGAGTGAAATGGATAGTGAATTGGATGTTGAGGTCTTGTATGAGCATGTGGATCTGAGGCGTTCAAAGCGCCTGAAAACTCAACCAGATCGCTTTATGAGTTACCATGCACCTAGATTCCTTGGTGGCTAcaagaagaaagaaacaagTTCATCACCCATCAAACATGTAAGGGGAGCTTTGCATTGTGATTTACCGGTAGAAGTAGAATCGTGCTGTGTAGAGATTCCAGTGCATATTACACAGAAGCAAACAGGTGTATACTCTTCCATGGTCAATGAAAAGACAAGCTCTCCAGAAGGACAACATAAGAACACAATGAAGGGAACGGCATGCTCTTTGTCTGTGAAGGAAAAACCATGCTCTCTAGATGGACAGCATAAGAACATAACGAACGGAACTATATGCTCTTTGCCTGTCAAGGAAAAAACATGCTCTCCAGAAGGACAGCATAAGAACTCAACGGACAGAACTACATGCTCTTTGCCTGTGAAGGAAAAACCAAGCTGTCCAGAAGGACAGCATAAGAACACAACGGACAGAACTACATGCTCTTTGCCTGTGAAGGAAAAACCAAGCTCTCCAGAAGGAAAACATAAGAATACAATGAAGAGAAGTACGTGCTCTTTGCCTGTGAAGGCAAAACCAAGTTCAGTGGAAGTAGAGGACAAAAGCGCAAAAGAGCAAAGTGGAGTGGAGCTTCACATTCCACGGACACCTGCACAGAATAAGGAGAAACATAATTATCCTGCTTTTTCATGTAAACCAAAGCTATTTAGTTCATCAGGCATCCTAGGTGGTAATTGTGAACCAGCATTCTGCCGAAAGGTggggaggaaaagaaagagtCACATGTGCGAGAGAGAATGCAAACAAATGATTGACCAATGCATAGGAAACATCCAAAGTGAAATGGAGAGGGACTCCAAGCTCAACTTAGATGTCAATATGATGAATTACATTCTGCATTCTTATCGAGAAGAGGATTTTACATGGCCACCTTCTGCTGATAACCAAGAGGAGGTGGATGAGCTTGAAGAACTGTGGAAAGAAATGGATTATTCATTGACAACATTAGCACTTCTCGAGAAAAAGCAG CTTGCAGAGTCAGAATCAGGTAATGAGAACACTGatctttttggaaaaaatggaggaataCCATGTCATCATGAATACACACTGGATGAGGAGCTTGGACTAGCATGCAGAATATGTAATGTTGTATGCACTGAGGCAAAGGATATATTTCCAGAAATG TTCAATGGAAACGACTACAAGGACAGATCTGGATCCAGCAATATTTGCCTTGATGATCATGTACTTGACCCTTCTCTTCTTGCAAACTTTGCACCAGACTTGTCAGAATCAAAGAGCTCTGAGAGCGTGTGGAGTGCAATAGCTGATCTTGATCCAAAGCTGCTTCCTCACCAGAGAAAAGCACTCGACTTTTTGTGGAAGAATTTGGCAGGGTCGATCCAAGTTGAAGGAATGGACAGCTCAAAAGTCAGTACAGGTGGCTGTGTGATAGCCCACACTCCTGGATCTGGGAAAACACTGCTGATTATCTCATTTCTTGTGAGTTACATGAAAGCTCACCCAAGAAGCCGGCCGTTGGTCCTTACTCCAAAAGCCGCAATCAATACGTGGAGGAGAGAATTTCAGAAATGGAGCATATCACTTCCTTTACATGTGTTTCACCACGCTAGCAGAAGTGGCAAGCCAATGAGCGCAGTTGATTCTAAACTGCAGTCATTCTTGAAGAATTTTCACAGGCCAACCTGGACAAATATGCGCCTTATGGATTCTTTGGACAAACTAGTCAAGTGGCATGCACATCCAAGCGTTCTCCTCATGACATACTCTTCTTTCTTAGGGATGACGAAACAAGACTCAAAAGTGAGAAACCGAGGCCGAGAATTTGTCGCAGAGGTTCTGATGAACAACCCTGGGATATTGATTCTTGACGAGGGTCACAACCCAAGAAGCACCAAATCTAAGTTGAGGAAACTTCTGATGAAGGTGAAGACAGAATTCAGAATCCTCTTATCTGGCACAGCCTTCCAGAACAACTTTGAAGAGTACTACAACACCCTATGTTTGGCTAGACCTTGGTTTATCGGCCATATTATGAGTGAACTAGTAccagagaggaaaaaggaaacacTTAAAAGGAAAACCAAACTTCAAGAAGCAGTGGCACGCCGTGCCTTTGTGGAAAAAGTGGGGCAAAAGATCGAGTCTAGCAACAAACATGACAGAATCGATGGCATATTTTTGTTAAACAAGCTTACTCGTGGATTTATAGATTCATTTGAGGGAGCAAAGCTGATCAACCTTCCAGGGATACATGTATACGCCGTGTTCATGAAACCTACAGACATTCAGAAGGAGATACTGGCAAAGGTAACAATGCCCAAGCTTGGTTGCTCCCGATTCCCTCTAGAGGTTGAGCTGCTCATCACAATTGGTTCCATCCATCCTTGGCTCATAAGAACGACGAAGGCCGTGAACACTTTCTTCAGTCCAGCAGAAGTAGAGAAGGTTAACAGGTGCAAGTGGGACTTGGCTGCGGGTTGCAAGGCCAAGTTTGTGATCGATCTGCTGCACAAGTCGTCGTTCAGAGGGGAGAGGGTGCTGATCTTCTGCCACAACGTGTCCCCGATCACGTTTCTGGTGAAGCTGATAGAGATGGTGTTGGGATGGCGTCTCGGGGAGGAAGTGCTGGTGCTTCAAGGTGATCAAGAACTGCCTGTTCGATCGGATGTCATGGATAAGTTCAACTGTGACACTGCAGGGAAGAGGAAGGTGCTGATTGCATCGACAACAGCGTGCGCTGAGGGTATCAGCTTGACAGGCGCGTCGAGGCTGGTGATGCTGGATTCAGAGTGGAACCACTCCAAGACGAGGCAGGCGATAGCACGGGCGTTCCGGCCTGGGCAGGAGAGGACGGTGTATGTCTACCTCCTTGTGGCGTCTGGGACATGGGAGGAAGACAAGTACAACAGCAACCGGAGGAAAGCCTGGATATCAAAAATGGTGTTCCTGGGACGCTATGTTGATGATCCCTTGCAAAACCGTGTGACTGCCATCGATGATGATGTCTTGAAGGAGCTGGCCGATGAAGATGACACCGGCAGTTTCCATATGATTGTCAAGCAAGACTGA
- the LOC102718759 gene encoding eukaryotic translation initiation factor 2 subunit alpha homolog → MPNLECRMYEALLPEVGTVVMIQVKRLADLGAYVSLLEYNNIEGMILYSELSRRRIRSIPSLLRIGRQEPAAVIRVDRLKAYVDLSKSRVSPDDARACEARYGRSKLVHSIMRHVADTLHTDLEPLYHRIAWPLYRTYGHAFDAFKLIVADPNAILDGLTYHLTEPGPDGNEVTKILPAVTPEIKEALVKNIRMRMTPQPLKIRADIDMKCFQYDGVLHIKEAMRKAEAAGNDDCPVKIKLVAAPLYVLTTQTLDKDQGISVLNNAVKACSETIEKHKGKLVVKEAPRVVSEREDRLFMDDIENLKTANEEVDGDEDSEEEDTSMGEVDLTKTGADM, encoded by the exons ATGCCGAACCTGGAGTGCCGGATGTACGAGGCGCTGCTCCCGGAGGTGGGGACGGTGGTGATGATCCAGGTGAAGCGCCTCGCCGACCTGGGCGCCTACGTCTCGCTCCTCGAGTACAACAACATCGAGGGCATGATCCTCTACTCCGAgctctcccgccgccgcatccgctcCATCCCCTCCCTCCTCAGGATCGGCCGCCAGGAGCCCGCCGCCGTCATCCGCGTCGACCGCCTCAAGGCCTACGTCGACCTCTCCAAAAGCAGGGTCTCCCCGGACGACGCGCGCGCCTGCGAGGCCCGCTACGGCAGGTCCAAGCTCGTCCACTCCATCATGCGCCACGTCGCCGACACGCTCCACACCGACCTCGAGCCCCTCTACCACCGCATTGCCTGGCCGCTCTACCGCACCTACGGCCACGCCTTCGACGCCTTCAAGCTCATCGTCGCCGACCCAAATGCTATCCTCGACGGCCTCACCTACCACCTGACCGAGCCTGGCCCCGACGGCAACGAG GTCACTAAGATCCTGCCTGCTGTCACCCCAGAGATCAAGGAGGCCCTAGTTAAGAACATAAGGATGAGAATGACGCCACAACCACTCAAGATACGCGCTGATATCGACATGAAATGCTTCCAGTATGATGGTGTTCTCCACATCAAG GAAGCCATGAGGAAAGCTGAAGCAGCTGGAAACGATGATTGTCCTGTGAAGATCAAGCTAGTCGCCGCCCCACTTTATGTCCTGACCACTCAAACTCTTGATAAG GACCAAGGGATCTCAGTCCTTAACAATGCTGTAAAAGCTTGTAGCGAGACAATTGAGAAACACAAGGGGAAACTGGTGGTAAAGGAAGCGCCTAGAGTT gtgagcgagagagaggataGGCTGTTCATGGATGACATAGAAAATCTGAAAACGGCCAATGAAGAAGTTGACGGTGACGAGGACAGCGAAGAAGAGGACACAAGCATGGGCGAAGTAGATCTTACAAAGACCGGCGCTGACATGTAG